The nucleotide sequence CAGATCGGGACAGAttgctgtttctgttgtcgtgtctcctactttgtccgacgtccccctAAACTAGTAACAGATCGGGATACATGCGTTTTTATCTGGCACGCAGATAGTGAAATATAATATTTTATCATTGACTGGATATACTTATAGCATTTCAGTTTTGCATTTTTTAATTCGAGTTGGTCATCCCGTTATCGCTGTTGCTTGGCCTTGGAAGATCTGGAAGTAACCACAGTGATTGGTTGAAGTTCCGTCTGAATCCAAGCTTTCTTGGCGGAGCTAATCTCAGTTGACCAGTGAAACACGCCTTTCTCCGCCGCGGAACTGAGAAAAGATGCTCCAGATCAACCAGTTGTGGTGGTGGCTCAAGGTCACAGAACAGTCTGGGTGTTTGGGGATCAATCCCTCACTGACTTGGCTGTTTTAGGTTTTACCATGATCTGCCGGCAAGCTTTCCAGATGTATGTCAACGTATTTCACCCATGAAATTATCCACATACTATACTGTATTTGACTCATACCTCTCATCCTCATTCAGTCTGTCACCGCAACAGTTGCTTCCTGGTATTATATAATACAGAATAATCTGGTTACAGTTGCCAGTCGTAGGCATTAACACTAACGATTGTTAGCTCGGAGGAATCCTTCGACAAAAAAGTTTGAACTAATGTGAATGCATACTTTTTTTTGGAACAGAACACAAAATTCAGAAGATGAGGCTCCGGATGACTCTGGGCCTTTTGATGATGCTGCTTGCAGTGTCGTACGGCCAGAAAGTCGACATGGAAGACAATGAATTCGCAGAGTTCGAAGAGTTTGACGAAGAAGAGGTTCCTGCGGAGCAGGAGGTTCACAAGGGAGATGCGAAAGCACAGGCAGCGCAACAGAACGATGAAGACGAAGAAGCTAAAGTCGAAGTAGGTTCTGTAGCGAATTTGTGCCAAGTCTATGAGCCAGTAAGGACAAAAATGCTTAGGCAGACGTGTACATCACATCTGAATACATTATCTGTTCAATTTTGTTATCAGTTAATTTTGCCATTTTGTCACACATTAGTTATGCCAACCTTTTACATTTCATGTTGGTAAGCTGTAGAGGAAGCATCGCAAACTATGTGAAATGTGTGACTTACACATGCTTTGCATGACATCACTTCATTGCCCTTTAGGAAGAAGGGGAAGAAGAATTTGACCACTTTCAGGACGAAGAGGAATTTGAAGGCCTGGATCAAGAGAAACAGCCTAGgccgaagtcgagtgataggccaGATCTGAAAATTGCTAAGGTGCCTGTTCTTTCTTGCTACACGTCAAAATTTGCCACTTCTGCTATTAGTGGTGTACAATATGGTGTATTTCTGGACACTGACAGCTATCCTTTTCCAGGTGCCACTGCACTTGCGCAGCAACTGGGAAAGCTTTTATGTTGAATTTGTGATGATTGCCGGCCTTCTGGTCTACTTCATCAACTTTGTGGCAGGCCGCAACAAGAATCATCGTCTGGCCATGGCCTGGTACAACAGCCACCGGAAGCTGCTCGAAGAGAACTTCAGCCTCGTTGGTGAGCGTGCTGCACAGAATAAAGGGGTTATGAAGCTATTCTCAGCTGTGTTGGAGGTATCGTCATGAGTATGTGGGGTTGTACATCTTGAATATGCCTAGCAAAGTCCTACGCTGACGTTACAGCAAACCGGAAGTGTGGTACTGCGAGAGGGCCCGAGTTGCTTTCTTCCACAGGCCTCCCGGAGATTATAtgcagggtggtccaccaaccatgatggaaattcatagtaaaaaacatAGTCctcggagagacatgcggtccaggtttttttttctggcagtTGACGGAAAGtgaatttcttgaattgaactccgaaatttcccaaggcaacctaatgttttctttgcggaaatgggttccccgtggtcattttactcagtacagccataatcccactcgtaatgcaatggcaattgccgaaataaattcgccgaaaatccgtggaaacgAGCCCTTGGGccccgcctcttttttgacggcttgTAGTTTGAGCGCAGAGCTGTGAAGAAAGCAGGTTGCATTGACacatttcggcaattgccattgcattacgagtgggattatggctatactgagtaaaatgacgacggggaacccatttccacaaagaaaacgttaggttgctttgggaaatttcggagttcagttcAAGAAATTCACTTtctgtcaattgaaatgaaataaaaatattaccaatatgtggcaaaagttattggcagaaaaaaaaaaatccctcgaccgcatgtctctccggggcctacgtttttttactatgaatttctatcatggttggtggaccaccctgaaTATAGAGTATCATTGAAAACAACATGTGTGCCTCCTCGTGAAGAGATGGACGGCGTACCTGTTCCCATGGTAACTGTGAACTACCCCGTTTGGCACCTTGCTCTCTTTATTGAGGTTTTTTGAAGCATATTTTTCTCAATGTTATCACAAAATATTTTATTGGGAATGGCCACATTTCTATTGAATTCACGTACTTTAATATTGAGAAAAGTCAATCCTGTACCTCACTCCCAGCACATTCGTCTAGACAATCTGGCGTGAGCACTCAAATCCGCTACAGAGCAACAAAATTGAGCCTGGAGGGACCCAATCCGAATCCGCCAGCCAGAGATAGTCGTGCTGCAGCTGAGAGCTTGGCAGAAGTCGTTGCGTACGTCCGTCAAACTAGGCGGGTCGACCCAACGCTCACTGTTGATGCCTCGCAAAATCCTGTCGTGGCGGCAGTGCTTTGTTGATTATATATCGTGCGCGATTGAAATTTTTTACAGGCGATGACGGGAAGCAAGAGATAGAGCAGACGGGGCCATGCAAGGATTCCGAGAGCGTGTACACGCTTTGGTGCAGCGGTCGCGTGTGCGTAGAAGGGATGTTGGTGGAGCTGCGTTTCCTCAAACGGCAGGACCTTGTCGGAGTGCTCTCCAGGCTGGCGAGGCCCGCGTCAGACCAAATTGTGAGAAACTCGACTTTATGATTTGCAGCATGACTTCTTGAGTGTATCCGACTATATCCAATGCGATCAGATACTTCAGCGTTGGTTACGGATGGTGAAAATAACATTGGTCGTAATAATTGGTAGATGAATCATAGGTCAATTATTGCCTGAGAATTATAATGTTAGATTCTGCACGTGTAAGTTAGAGATGTCCATTTGTAACCTTATGAAAACAGATTATATAGTCACGGTACACAAATTGTTGCCACAAAATATTGGAGTCATAAAATCTGCAACATTTTATTTTTAGTGAGCTACTTTttcgaaaacaaaacaaacaaagaaacaaggacAACCTTTTGAGCAGTTCCCAAATTTGTTCAGAGTCAATGAAATTTTGTTGGAACTTGGAAGCAGTTGGAACAGCTGCTTGGGTACAAGACACCTTTACTACTTCATTCTCACATGTTCATAATGCAGATTGTAAAGGTTACAATGAGCCCACTATCCATGGACAACTTTGTGATGTGCATTGCAAACAAGGCTGGAGCTAAAATGATGAAAAACATGGCAGACCTGGTGAGATGTTCTTTATGTCATTAAAAATTAGTAATGCTACTACATATACACAGAATGGAATATAAACCTATGTGCAATGTTGCAGAGCACCTACTGTCCAGAGAAGAAGAAACCGGAGAAGTATGGCCTGCCGTCGGGCTTCACTGTCATGACAGAAATGGGCGAAGTAGTCAATGCAATGCTAGATCCCAAGGTGCTTTTTCTCATAGTTGGATACTCATTTCAAGTTGCAAGTCACTTTTCCCTCAGTGACTTTGAAAGATGTCTGTTCTCACACGTGGTAAAAGGTCTCTAACACAATCTAATTTCTACACCGCAATCCTCAGTTTTTCAGAAGCAAATGAATGGATATGCAACAAAAGCTTATCGCATTAAATCATTGTTAATCCAGCAATTGTGTGGAAAGCATAACACTTTCAAGTTAACACAGATTTTGTATTAGAGGGGCCGTTTGTAATTGTCCTCATGGGCTTGGCACTAGAAAACTACACACAGCACTAGAAAACATTGGGATTTACTGGTAAATGGAGTTAAGTGAATGGAGACTTGCCATCAGACCTCGTCAGTTTTGACTTTCGCTCACTCAAGTTCACTCACCACCCACCCAGttctcggctcgctcactcaccgtCTGCTCAGCTCTCGGTTCGCTcattcacgctcactcaccgtTCACTCAGCTCTCGGCTAACTCAGTCAAGTTCACTCACCACCCGCCCTGTTCtcagctcgctcactcacgctcactcaccaTCTGCTCAACTCGTGATTTGCTCATTCAAGCTCACTCACCGTCCGCTCAGCTCTTGGCtcgctcactcaagttcattCACCACCCGCCCAGTTCtcagctcgctcactcacgctcactgaCTGTCCACTCAGCTCTCGGCTCGCTcattcacgctcactcaccgCCCGCTAAGCGTTTTGCGGTCTTACGGCTGTTCCGTATCTTTCATCATCCCCGTGTGTCAACCGaccggatgaacacgaaattgacagccggatagctgatccaaagagcgcattgatGTACTGCTGcgtgcaagaaatatgtaacCGAACCCAATTAATTACttggaaaaatcactaagtgtcaacgcgtttttttttcttgcaatatttttcgctgaaggtcccgatgtgtaaaacagaggttccgtaagcgtgcgaagtaaaatttgaaagttaggatgtttatttaatgaGTGAGATATGCAAATGGGCcactcactactcagttcatagcccCACTGGCCACTCAGCTCCAGACTCGTGCACTCAAGCTCCGTCACAGGCCGCTCAACTCTCGAATCGCGCACTCacattcactcactcactgcCCGCTCAGCTCTTGGCTCGCTCAGTCACACACAGTCACTACCCATCGGCCCGCTTACTTGTGCTCACTAACAgcccgctcagctctcggcCCGCTCACTCACGCTCGCTCACCGCCCGTTCAATTCACGGCTCGCTCACTCTGGTTCACCCATGGTCCGCTGAGCTCTCGGCTcactcactcatgctcagttCATTAGCTGaagtgagcgtgagtgagcgcgctcatgagtgagttttgccgaggaCAGCTTGCCATATTAGTGCGAGGCTGTAAATTGGGTGGGTAAAAATGTATTTTACTGGATTTAACCGTAAAACACAAGTCTTCCTTTATACTGGGTGACCATCATGATGATTTTGCTGCGTACATCTTCTGGACGGTTCTGACGTGCAGTAGCATTCAGTTGCGTCATGTTTGTCCTCCACATGCAGGTGATGTCTGTCATTCACAAGTACGAAGACTGCATTGACTACATCCATATGTCTGACCAGTATTCAGGGCCTCGAATACAAGAGTACGTTGTCTTGACCTATTCTGGTGCAATCATTAACCCAGTGGGTGTGAATCATGTGTACATGAAACTGCTATGGACAGAGTGCGGATCATGACGAGTGATGGTCGTTTGTCACGGAAAACCGTAGACTTGGCTAGGCATGTGATAGGGAATAGCACACTGGGCACAGTA is from Ornithodoros turicata isolate Travis chromosome 8, ASM3712646v1, whole genome shotgun sequence and encodes:
- the LOC135367195 gene encoding PAT complex subunit CCDC47-like, with amino-acid sequence MRLRMTLGLLMMLLAVSYGQKVDMEDNEFAEFEEFDEEEVPAEQEVHKGDAKAQAAQQNDEDEEAKVEEEGEEEFDHFQDEEEFEGLDQEKQPRPKSSDRPDLKIAKVPLHLRSNWESFYVEFVMIAGLLVYFINFVAGRNKNHRLAMAWYNSHRKLLEENFSLVGDDGKQEIEQTGPCKDSESVYTLWCSGRVCVEGMLVELRFLKRQDLVGVLSRLARPASDQIIVKVTMSPLSMDNFVMCIANKAGAKMMKNMADLSTYCPEKKKPEKYGLPSGFTVMTEMGEVVNAMLDPKVMSVIHKYEDCIDYIHMSDQYSGPRIQEDTQPTKLPEVKKVLLFGFSVPGKGHVTPEVMESMKPLLQLVFYCVEKVRRFKLSKEAKLKSDKNRLKVEEEFLKTTHTQRQEAAQQKREERRRVEKERIMNEEDPEKQRKWEEREHRRELKRRTPKMKQLKVKTL